The Oscillospiraceae bacterium genome contains a region encoding:
- a CDS encoding resolvase: MNNRIDAIYARQSVDKKDSISIESQIEFCKYELKGGNCKEYTDKGYSGKNTDRPKFQELVRDIKRGLIAKVVVYKLDRISRSILDFANMMELFQQYNVEFVSSTEKFDTSTPMGRAMLNICIVFAQLERETIQKRVTDAYYSRSQRGFKMGGKAPYGFHTEPIKMDGINTKKLVVNPDEAANIRLMFEMYAQPTTSYGDITRYFAEQGILFNGKELIRPTLAQMLRNPVYVQADLDVYEFFKSQGTIIVNDAADFTGMNGCYLYQGRDVKPSKKNDLKDQMLVLAPHEGIVPSDIWLTCRKKLMNNMKIQSARKATHTWLAGKIKCGNCGYALMSINNPVGKQYLRCTKRLDNKSCAGCGKIITSELETVVYQQMVKKLASYKTLTGRKKAAKANPKIAALQVELAHVDGEIEKLVDSLTSANNVLLSYVNVKIAELDGRKQELLARIAELTVEAISPEQVSQISGYLDTWENVSFDDKRRVVDLMITTIAATSDSLNITWKI; the protein is encoded by the coding sequence ATGAATAATCGAATAGACGCAATCTATGCAAGACAATCGGTGGACAAAAAGGACAGCATTTCCATTGAAAGCCAGATTGAATTTTGCAAATACGAGTTGAAAGGCGGTAACTGCAAGGAATACACAGACAAGGGGTACAGCGGCAAGAACACAGACCGTCCGAAGTTTCAAGAACTGGTGCGGGACATCAAGCGGGGCTTGATTGCAAAAGTCGTGGTTTACAAGCTCGACCGTATCAGCCGTTCCATTCTGGACTTTGCCAACATGATGGAGCTGTTCCAGCAGTACAATGTAGAGTTTGTGTCCTCTACGGAAAAGTTTGATACTTCCACCCCGATGGGGCGGGCGATGCTGAATATCTGTATCGTGTTCGCCCAGCTTGAGAGAGAAACCATACAGAAGCGGGTAACGGACGCTTACTATTCCCGTAGCCAGCGAGGCTTCAAGATGGGCGGGAAAGCCCCTTACGGCTTCCATACAGAGCCAATCAAGATGGACGGTATCAACACAAAGAAGCTGGTGGTAAACCCAGACGAAGCGGCAAATATCCGGCTGATGTTCGAGATGTACGCCCAGCCCACAACCTCCTACGGGGATATTACCCGGTACTTTGCCGAACAGGGAATTTTATTCAACGGCAAGGAACTAATACGCCCCACGCTGGCGCAGATGTTACGCAATCCTGTCTATGTGCAGGCAGACCTTGATGTGTACGAATTTTTCAAAAGTCAAGGGACAATCATTGTCAATGACGCTGCCGATTTTACCGGCATGAATGGCTGCTATCTGTATCAAGGGCGGGATGTGAAGCCCAGCAAAAAGAACGACTTGAAAGACCAAATGCTGGTGCTGGCTCCCCATGAGGGCATTGTCCCCTCCGACATCTGGCTGACCTGCCGCAAGAAGCTGATGAACAACATGAAAATCCAGTCTGCCCGGAAAGCCACCCATACATGGCTGGCGGGAAAAATCAAGTGCGGAAACTGCGGGTATGCCCTTATGAGCATTAACAATCCTGTGGGAAAGCAATATCTCCGCTGCACAAAACGGCTGGACAATAAAAGCTGTGCCGGGTGCGGGAAAATCATCACTTCGGAACTGGAAACGGTTGTTTATCAGCAGATGGTAAAGAAACTGGCAAGCTACAAGACGCTGACAGGCAGAAAGAAAGCGGCAAAGGCAAACCCGAAAATTGCCGCCCTGCAAGTGGAACTTGCCCATGTGGACGGCGAGATTGAAAAACTGGTGGACAGTCTGACGAGCGCAAACAATGTGCTGCTCTCCTATGTGAATGTGAAGATAGCAGAACTGGACGGACGCAAGCAGGAACTTCTGGCGAGGATAGCGGAACTAACGGTGGAAGCCATCAGCCCGGAACAGGTCAGCCAGATTTCCGGCTACCTCGACACTTGGGAGAATGTATCCTTTGACGACAAACGGCGGGTGGTGGACTTGATGATTACCACCATAGCCGCCACAAGCGACAGCTTGAATATCACATGGAAAATCTGA
- a CDS encoding plasmid recombination enzyme type 3, producing the protein MAQHAILRFEKHKGNPAKPLEAHHERQKEQYASNPDIDTSRSKYNFHIVKPEGRYYHFIQNRIEQVGCRTRKDSTRFVDTLITASPEFFKKKSPKEIQAFFQRAADFLIGRVGRENIVSAVVHMDEKTPHLHLVFVPLTEDNRLCAKEIIGNRANLTKWQDDFHAYMVEKYPDLERGESASKTGRKHIPTRLFKQAVNLSKQARAIEATLDDITPFNAGKKKEEALSLLKKWFPQMENFSGQLKKYKVTINDLLAENEKLEARAKASEKGKMKDTMERAKLKSELDNLQRLVDRIPPDILAELKRQKRQHGKER; encoded by the coding sequence ATGGCACAACACGCAATTTTGCGGTTTGAGAAACACAAGGGCAACCCGGCAAAGCCGCTGGAAGCCCATCACGAACGGCAGAAAGAGCAATACGCCAGCAACCCCGACATTGACACCAGCCGGAGCAAATACAACTTCCATATCGTCAAGCCGGAGGGCAGGTACTATCATTTTATTCAAAACCGTATCGAACAGGTCGGTTGCCGTACAAGGAAAGACAGCACCCGGTTTGTCGATACGCTCATTACCGCCAGCCCAGAGTTTTTTAAGAAGAAGTCGCCAAAGGAGATACAAGCGTTTTTCCAGAGGGCGGCAGACTTCCTCATCGGGCGGGTAGGCAGGGAAAATATCGTGTCAGCCGTGGTACACATGGACGAGAAAACACCCCACCTGCATTTGGTCTTTGTCCCTCTGACAGAGGACAACCGCTTGTGTGCAAAGGAGATTATCGGGAACAGAGCCAACCTCACAAAATGGCAGGACGATTTTCACGCTTATATGGTGGAGAAATATCCCGACTTGGAGCGTGGGGAAAGTGCCAGCAAGACAGGCAGGAAGCATATCCCCACCCGTCTGTTCAAGCAGGCGGTCAATCTCTCCAAACAGGCAAGAGCCATTGAAGCCACGCTGGACGATATTACCCCGTTCAACGCCGGAAAGAAGAAAGAGGAAGCCCTCTCCCTGCTGAAAAAGTGGTTTCCGCAGATGGAGAACTTCTCCGGCCAGCTCAAAAAATACAAGGTCACAATCAATGACCTGTTAGCGGAAAACGAAAAGCTGGAAGCAAGGGCAAAAGCCAGTGAAAAAGGCAAGATGAAAGATACGATGGAACGGGCAAAGCTGAAAAGCGAACTGGACAATTTACAGCGGCTGGTTGACCGTATCCCGCCGGATATACTGGCGGAACTGAAACGGCAGAAGCGGCAGCATGGAAAGGAAAGGTGA
- a CDS encoding transposase, with translation MRENPYKRLPPIERKQDSSLYRMTPAQRKQANALIRRECCCCEDGNCIVLDDGDTCTCPQTVSFSVCCKWFRWAVLPLDGTLEAEIFRDKDLKRCAVCGRVFVPKSNRAKYCPGCAARVHRRQKTESERKRRSAVDS, from the coding sequence ATGAGAGAGAACCCATATAAACGACTGCCGCCCATAGAGCGCAAGCAGGACAGTTCCCTTTACCGCATGACACCGGCACAGAGGAAACAGGCAAACGCCCTGATCCGCCGGGAGTGCTGTTGCTGTGAGGACGGCAACTGCATTGTCCTTGACGATGGGGACACCTGCACCTGCCCGCAGACGGTTTCTTTCTCGGTCTGCTGTAAGTGGTTCCGCTGGGCGGTTTTGCCGCTGGACGGGACGCTGGAAGCGGAGATTTTCCGGGATAAAGACTTGAAACGCTGTGCGGTCTGCGGCAGAGTGTTCGTCCCCAAATCCAACCGGGCAAAATACTGCCCCGGCTGTGCCGCCAGAGTTCACAGGCGGCAGAAAACAGAAAGTGAACGGAAAAGGAGGTCTGCTGTGGACAGTTAG
- the fruR gene encoding DeoR family transcriptional regulator, with protein sequence MLAEERFAVILEVLQRRRAATVAELAEALETSESTIRRDLIILAEQGKLNKVHGGATACDTAFDAGEPAMSAKEQLNVEQKDRIARCAAAQVQADDVVFLDAGSTTLRMLEYLEPSAATFVTNGILHAQRLVQKGMKAYVLGGLLKVGTEAVVGAAAVQSLCGYNFTKAFIGINGVAVAQGYTTPDPEEALVKATAMRQAYISYVLADSSKFGRVSAATVAPLDRACIITDALPDKSYAKHAIIKEAEPL encoded by the coding sequence ATGTTGGCGGAGGAACGGTTTGCGGTGATTTTGGAGGTATTGCAGCGGCGGCGGGCGGCCACGGTGGCCGAATTGGCCGAGGCGCTGGAAACCTCGGAGTCCACCATCCGGCGCGACCTGATTATCCTGGCCGAACAGGGTAAACTAAACAAGGTGCACGGCGGGGCGACCGCCTGCGACACCGCGTTCGACGCGGGCGAGCCCGCCATGAGCGCAAAGGAACAGCTGAACGTGGAGCAAAAGGACCGCATCGCCCGCTGCGCGGCCGCGCAGGTGCAGGCGGACGACGTGGTGTTCCTGGACGCGGGATCCACCACCCTGCGCATGCTGGAGTACCTGGAGCCCAGCGCCGCCACCTTTGTGACGAACGGCATCCTGCACGCCCAGCGGCTGGTGCAGAAGGGCATGAAGGCCTATGTGCTGGGCGGGCTGCTGAAGGTGGGCACCGAGGCCGTGGTGGGGGCCGCGGCCGTGCAGAGCCTTTGCGGCTACAACTTTACAAAGGCGTTCATCGGGATCAACGGGGTGGCGGTGGCCCAGGGCTACACCACCCCCGACCCGGAGGAGGCGCTGGTGAAGGCCACCGCCATGCGCCAGGCGTACATCAGCTACGTGCTGGCCGATTCCAGCAAGTTCGGCAGGGTCTCGGCGGCCACGGTGGCCCCGCTGGACCGGGCCTGCATCATCACCGACGCGCTGCCCGACAAGAGCTACGCAAAACACGCCATCATAAAGGAGGCAGAACCCCTATGA
- the fruK gene encoding tagatose-6-phosphate kinase, which produces MIYTVTFNPALDYVVRLPALELGLVNRTESEEVQLGGKGVNVSCVLRQLGQESVALGFVAGFTGKAIEDGLARRGVRTEFIRLPGGLSRINVKIKAAAETEINGLGPAMDGAALEALCKKLDGLQEGDVLVLAGSIPRSLPGDTYEKILARLEKKQVLCVVDATRELLVNVLKYRPFLIKPNDHELGEIFGRTLSGDGEVRQCAEELQRRGARNVLVSMAGRGALLLDELGGVHRVEAHRGSVKNSVGAGDSMVAGFLAGYLTTRDYAYALRLGSACGSATAFSDGLATRAEIEALMGEDV; this is translated from the coding sequence ATGATCTATACCGTCACCTTTAACCCGGCCCTGGACTACGTGGTGCGGCTGCCCGCGCTGGAGCTGGGGCTGGTGAACCGCACCGAGAGCGAGGAGGTGCAGCTGGGCGGCAAGGGCGTGAACGTATCCTGCGTGCTGCGCCAGCTGGGGCAGGAGAGCGTGGCCCTGGGCTTTGTGGCGGGTTTTACCGGCAAGGCCATTGAGGACGGGCTGGCCCGAAGGGGCGTGCGCACCGAGTTTATCCGCCTGCCGGGAGGCTTGAGCCGCATCAACGTGAAGATCAAGGCGGCGGCAGAGACCGAGATCAACGGCCTGGGCCCGGCCATGGACGGCGCGGCGCTGGAAGCGCTGTGCAAAAAGCTGGACGGCCTGCAGGAGGGAGACGTGCTGGTGCTGGCGGGGAGCATCCCCCGCAGCCTGCCCGGCGATACCTATGAGAAGATCCTGGCGCGCCTGGAGAAAAAACAGGTGCTGTGCGTGGTGGACGCCACCCGCGAGCTGCTGGTGAACGTGCTGAAGTACCGGCCGTTTTTGATCAAGCCCAACGACCACGAGCTGGGCGAGATCTTTGGGCGGACCCTTTCGGGCGACGGGGAGGTGCGCCAGTGCGCGGAGGAATTGCAGCGGCGGGGCGCCCGCAACGTGCTGGTGAGCATGGCGGGCCGGGGCGCGCTGCTGCTGGACGAGCTGGGCGGGGTGCACCGGGTGGAGGCCCACCGGGGCAGCGTGAAAAACTCGGTGGGAGCCGGGGATTCCATGGTGGCGGGCTTTTTGGCCGGCTATTTGACCACCCGGGACTACGCCTATGCCCTGCGGCTGGGCTCGGCCTGCGGCAGCGCCACCGCCTTTTCCGACGGGCTGGCCACCCGGGCCGAGATCGAAGCCCTGATGGGCGAGGATGTGTGA
- the fruABC gene encoding PTS fructose transporter subunit IIC has product MRITDLLNPQSVRLGAAAADKAAAIDTLIALQEKGGHLADKAAYREAILAREGQGSTAIEAGIAVPHAKSEAVKTPGLAAMTLAEGVDYGAADKQPSDLFFMIAAPLDGNLHLEILSRLMVLLMDPGFAAKLRGAKTPEAFLAAIDEAEAAKYGEECLPKVQPAKAAAPAPAAAQAQGYRILAVTACPTGIAHTYMAAEALEKAGKELGLPVKAETNGSGGAKNVLTADEIAAADGIIVAADKNVDTARFHGKPVLFVPVSDGIHKPAELIKQIESGAVPVYRSEGGPAAGAAPVKESAGRQVYKHLMNGVSHMLPFVIGGGILIALAFLLDTFDPSNAANFGMGTPVAAFFKTIGGVAFNFMLPILAGYIAMSIADRPGLVVGFVGGSMAAAGTSFATIAGTADPVASGFLGALLAGFVGGYFMLGLEKLCDKLPRSLEGIKPILIYPVVGVLFMGLFMCIVGPVVGALNVGLMNLLAGLGGTSKVLLGAVLGGMMSIDMGGPFNKAAYVTGTGAIATALAAGAAQGAIEYQMMASVMVGGMVPPIAIALCTTFFKKKFTADERKSGIVNYIMGLCFISEGAIPFAAADPLRVIPSCVVGSAVAGALSMVFGCGLMAPHGGIFVFPVVTNVLGYIISLAVGSAVGMALLAVLKKNKEA; this is encoded by the coding sequence ATGCGCATTACCGATCTGCTGAACCCCCAAAGCGTCCGGCTGGGCGCGGCGGCAGCCGACAAAGCCGCCGCCATCGACACACTGATCGCCCTGCAGGAAAAGGGCGGCCATCTGGCCGACAAGGCCGCCTACAGGGAGGCGATCCTTGCCCGCGAGGGGCAGGGCAGCACCGCCATTGAGGCGGGCATCGCCGTGCCCCACGCAAAGAGCGAGGCGGTGAAGACCCCCGGCCTGGCGGCCATGACCCTGGCCGAAGGGGTGGACTACGGCGCGGCCGACAAGCAGCCGAGCGATCTGTTTTTCATGATTGCGGCCCCGCTGGACGGCAACCTGCACCTGGAGATCCTGAGCCGCCTGATGGTGCTGCTGATGGACCCCGGGTTTGCCGCAAAGCTGCGGGGGGCAAAGACCCCGGAGGCGTTCCTGGCGGCCATTGACGAGGCCGAGGCCGCAAAATACGGCGAGGAGTGCCTGCCCAAGGTGCAGCCGGCCAAGGCGGCGGCCCCGGCCCCCGCCGCCGCACAGGCGCAGGGCTACAGGATCCTGGCGGTCACCGCCTGCCCCACGGGCATCGCCCACACCTACATGGCCGCCGAGGCGCTGGAAAAGGCCGGCAAGGAGCTGGGCCTGCCTGTAAAGGCCGAGACCAACGGCTCGGGCGGCGCCAAAAATGTGCTGACGGCCGACGAGATTGCGGCGGCAGACGGCATTATCGTGGCCGCGGACAAGAACGTGGACACCGCGCGCTTCCACGGCAAGCCGGTGCTGTTCGTGCCGGTGAGCGACGGCATTCACAAGCCGGCCGAGCTGATCAAACAGATCGAGAGCGGCGCGGTGCCGGTGTACCGCAGCGAGGGCGGGCCCGCGGCGGGCGCGGCCCCGGTGAAGGAGAGCGCGGGGCGCCAGGTGTACAAACACCTGATGAACGGCGTATCCCACATGCTGCCCTTTGTGATCGGCGGCGGCATCCTGATCGCCCTGGCGTTTTTGCTGGACACCTTTGACCCCAGCAACGCCGCAAACTTTGGCATGGGCACCCCGGTGGCGGCGTTCTTTAAGACCATCGGCGGCGTGGCCTTCAACTTCATGCTGCCCATCCTGGCGGGCTATATTGCCATGAGCATTGCCGACCGGCCGGGTCTGGTGGTGGGCTTTGTGGGCGGCAGCATGGCTGCGGCGGGCACCAGCTTTGCCACCATCGCCGGCACGGCGGACCCGGTGGCCTCGGGCTTTTTGGGCGCGCTGCTGGCGGGCTTTGTGGGCGGCTACTTTATGCTGGGGCTGGAAAAGCTGTGCGACAAGCTGCCCAGGAGCCTGGAGGGCATCAAGCCCATTTTGATCTACCCGGTGGTGGGCGTGCTGTTCATGGGCCTGTTCATGTGCATTGTGGGCCCGGTGGTGGGTGCGCTGAACGTGGGGCTGATGAACCTGCTGGCCGGCCTTGGCGGCACCAGCAAGGTGCTGCTGGGCGCTGTGCTGGGCGGCATGATGAGCATCGACATGGGCGGCCCCTTCAACAAGGCGGCCTATGTGACCGGCACCGGCGCCATTGCCACCGCCCTGGCGGCGGGCGCTGCGCAGGGCGCGATTGAGTACCAGATGATGGCCAGCGTGATGGTGGGCGGCATGGTGCCCCCCATTGCCATTGCCCTGTGCACCACCTTCTTCAAGAAAAAATTCACCGCGGACGAGCGCAAATCCGGCATCGTGAACTATATCATGGGCCTGTGCTTCATCAGCGAGGGCGCGATCCCCTTTGCAGCCGCCGATCCCCTGCGGGTCATTCCCAGCTGCGTGGTGGGCAGCGCGGTGGCGGGCGCGCTTTCCATGGTGTTCGGCTGCGGCCTGATGGCCCCCCACGGCGGCATCTTTGTGTTCCCGGTGGTCACCAACGTGCTGGGCTATATCATCAGCCTGGCGGTGGGCAGCGCAGTGGGCATGGCCCTGCTGGCGGTGCTAAAAAAGAACAAGGAAGCCTGA
- the ptsH_1 gene encoding PTS sugar transporter subunit IIA — translation MVSKETKIVNPMGMHMRPAGMFAQAMMKYDSDVTLVFGDKEVNAKSIMNLMAACIKCGSELEVRCSGPDEEAALAEAIRLIESGLGE, via the coding sequence ATGGTGAGCAAGGAAACCAAGATCGTGAACCCCATGGGCATGCATATGCGCCCGGCGGGCATGTTTGCCCAGGCAATGATGAAGTATGATTCAGATGTGACGCTGGTGTTTGGGGACAAGGAGGTCAACGCCAAGAGCATCATGAACCTGATGGCCGCCTGCATCAAGTGCGGCAGCGAGCTGGAGGTGCGGTGCAGCGGCCCGGACGAGGAGGCCGCGCTGGCCGAGGCGATCCGGCTGATCGAGAGCGGCCTGGGCGAGTGA
- the ptsI gene encoding phosphoenolpyruvate-protein phosphotransferase, whose translation MLKGTGVSAGVGLGKALVLKEQELDWSGVRFAGETAEKQRLAAAAAAVSAKLDAMAAAMAGQVGAHAAEILAGQSMMLADPFMQGQMEEKIAGGATAEAAVDEVCQSFMQMFGAMEDELMRQRATDIGDLRARLLKTLLGIEEADLANAPAGSVLVARDFTPSMTVGIRRENVAGIITEVGGTTSHSAILARALEIPAVLGVPGALAAIATGQAIALDGERGHVYVEPDERTRKDYEARKAEFEAQRQLLKEYMEKPTVTAEGRPVALYANIGSPKDAEAALEKGAEGVGLFRTEFLFMDRAELPTEEEQLAAYRQVAALFAGKEVVIRTLDVGGDKAIPYLHMEREENPFLGHRAIRYCLDEPETYLVQLRALLRAGADHKNIKIMLPLVTGVEELRAAKALLEQAKQQLAAEGLPYDAAQVGVMIETPAAALAADILAGEAAFFSIGTNDLTQYTLAVDRGNPAVAKLYTPFHPAVLRSIRGVIEAGRAAHIPVGMCGEAAADPALIPLLLAWGLDEFSVSPSAVLATRRIISLWSTADAAFAAGEAMKLSATESIVGCLESLKKR comes from the coding sequence ATGCTGAAAGGAACGGGCGTTTCGGCCGGGGTGGGCCTGGGAAAGGCGCTGGTGCTGAAGGAACAGGAATTGGACTGGTCCGGCGTGAGGTTTGCCGGCGAAACAGCGGAAAAGCAGCGCCTGGCGGCCGCGGCGGCTGCGGTGAGCGCCAAGCTGGATGCCATGGCCGCGGCCATGGCCGGGCAGGTGGGCGCCCATGCGGCCGAGATCCTGGCGGGGCAGAGCATGATGCTGGCCGACCCCTTTATGCAGGGCCAGATGGAGGAGAAGATCGCCGGGGGCGCCACCGCCGAGGCGGCGGTGGACGAGGTGTGCCAGAGCTTTATGCAGATGTTCGGCGCCATGGAGGACGAGCTGATGCGGCAGCGGGCCACCGACATCGGCGACCTGCGCGCGCGGCTGCTCAAGACCCTGCTGGGCATTGAGGAGGCGGACCTGGCAAACGCCCCGGCGGGCAGCGTGCTGGTGGCCCGGGACTTTACCCCCAGTATGACCGTGGGCATCCGGCGGGAGAACGTGGCGGGCATTATCACCGAGGTGGGCGGCACTACCAGCCATTCGGCCATTCTGGCCCGGGCGCTGGAGATCCCGGCGGTGCTGGGCGTGCCTGGGGCGCTGGCGGCCATTGCCACCGGCCAGGCCATTGCGCTGGACGGCGAGCGGGGCCACGTGTATGTGGAGCCGGACGAGCGCACCCGCAAGGACTACGAGGCCCGCAAAGCCGAATTTGAAGCCCAGCGCCAGCTGTTGAAGGAGTACATGGAGAAGCCCACCGTGACCGCGGAGGGCCGGCCGGTGGCGCTGTATGCCAACATCGGCAGCCCCAAGGACGCCGAGGCGGCGCTGGAAAAGGGCGCCGAGGGCGTGGGGCTGTTCCGCACTGAATTTTTGTTTATGGACCGGGCCGAGCTGCCCACCGAGGAGGAGCAGCTGGCCGCCTACCGGCAGGTGGCGGCGCTGTTCGCGGGGAAAGAGGTGGTGATCCGCACCCTGGACGTGGGGGGCGACAAGGCCATCCCCTACCTGCACATGGAGCGGGAGGAAAACCCGTTTTTGGGGCACCGGGCCATCCGCTACTGCCTGGATGAGCCGGAGACCTACCTGGTGCAGCTGCGCGCGCTGCTGCGGGCCGGGGCGGACCACAAGAACATCAAAATCATGCTGCCCCTGGTGACCGGCGTGGAGGAGCTGCGGGCGGCCAAGGCCCTGCTGGAGCAGGCCAAGCAGCAGCTGGCGGCCGAGGGCCTGCCCTATGACGCCGCCCAGGTGGGTGTGATGATCGAAACCCCCGCCGCCGCCCTGGCGGCGGATATCCTGGCGGGCGAGGCGGCGTTTTTCAGCATCGGAACCAACGACCTGACCCAGTACACCCTGGCGGTGGACCGGGGCAACCCGGCAGTGGCAAAGCTGTACACCCCGTTCCACCCGGCGGTGCTGCGCAGCATCCGGGGCGTGATTGAGGCGGGCCGGGCCGCGCACATTCCGGTGGGAATGTGCGGCGAGGCCGCCGCCGACCCGGCGCTGATCCCGCTGCTGCTGGCCTGGGGATTGGATGAATTCAGCGTGAGCCCCAGCGCGGTGCTTGCCACCCGGCGCATCATCAGCCTGTGGAGCACAGCGGACGCGGCCTTTGCCGCAGGCGAGGCCATGAAGCTTTCGGCCACCGAGAGCATTGTGGGGTGCCTGGAATCGCTGAAAAAGAGGTGA
- a CDS encoding LacI family transcriptional regulator: protein MSSKITDVARMAGVSIATVSNVINETRPVRPETQQRVMAAIEALQYIPDSTARHFKAGRRSSIGFIVPDIRNAFFSTLINSIEEVLECSGYDLVIANTHESIERETERLLRLCSGTVDALIIASCFEYYTELISHIPANFPFVLIDRLPVNSQCDTIRADSYAAILESIDYLVAHGHKKIGMLAWQESLSTTRERVAAYRHAAAKYGFEELIRYVDIDSEVSYAAEYLIAESCTALLIGNSKLYIDLMGFLNTVEDRPAVVCFCDSPEYKHLFRGLPMIKQPTQEIGRLAGRMILDRLQFPDSRIKEAILHCVFQRP, encoded by the coding sequence ATGAGCTCAAAAATAACGGATGTGGCGCGTATGGCCGGTGTGTCCATCGCAACGGTCTCGAATGTGATCAATGAGACGCGCCCCGTGCGCCCTGAAACGCAGCAGCGGGTGATGGCCGCCATTGAGGCACTGCAATACATACCCGACAGTACCGCCCGGCACTTTAAGGCGGGGCGAAGAAGCTCTATCGGGTTCATCGTGCCGGATATCCGCAATGCCTTTTTTTCTACGCTGATCAATTCCATCGAGGAAGTGCTGGAATGCAGCGGCTATGACCTTGTGATTGCCAACACCCACGAGAGCATCGAGCGGGAGACCGAAAGGCTGCTGCGGCTTTGTTCGGGGACTGTGGATGCGCTCATCATTGCAAGCTGCTTTGAGTACTATACAGAGCTTATCTCCCATATCCCCGCCAACTTCCCCTTTGTTTTGATCGACCGCCTGCCTGTTAACAGCCAATGCGACACCATACGGGCCGACTCTTACGCGGCCATCCTGGAGAGCATCGATTATCTTGTGGCACACGGCCACAAAAAGATTGGGATGCTGGCTTGGCAGGAAAGTTTGAGCACAACAAGGGAGCGCGTGGCAGCTTACCGGCACGCCGCGGCGAAATACGGCTTTGAGGAGCTAATCCGATATGTGGACATCGACAGCGAAGTATCCTACGCCGCTGAATATCTGATTGCTGAAAGCTGCACCGCTCTGTTGATCGGGAACAGCAAGCTGTATATTGACCTTATGGGCTTTCTGAACACTGTGGAGGACCGCCCTGCTGTGGTCTGTTTTTGTGATTCTCCGGAATACAAGCATCTTTTCCGTGGGCTGCCCATGATCAAGCAGCCCACCCAGGAAATCGGACGCCTGGCCGGAAGAATGATTCTCGACCGGCTTCAGTTCCCGGACTCCCGCATAAAGGAGGCCATCCTGCACTGTGTTTTTCAGCGCCCTTAA
- a CDS encoding fructokinase translates to MYDVTALGELLIDFASRSTDAAGYPTMAANPGGAPCNLLAALSTYGCSTAFLGKVGDDAFGKLLLGTLQRVGIETAGVVADPSVFTTLAFVAFNAAGERSFFFARKPGADSLLRVSELRLELIDDCRDFHFGTFSLTCGPARSATRKAVEHAKSRGKWISFDPNLRLSLWHSPAEARRWILWGTKQADIVKISDEETSFLWGDVSPKEAAQKLHTAGVSVVFVTLGPKGCYYSGNGFDGSVAPPENIRPVDTTGAGDIFGGSALSRLLKTGKALDALTNDDLEGAARFACCAASLSTQTLGGISSVPPEGAVRRLMEQC, encoded by the coding sequence ATGTATGATGTGACCGCTCTGGGCGAACTTTTGATTGATTTTGCATCCCGCTCCACCGACGCTGCCGGATATCCCACCATGGCCGCCAACCCCGGCGGCGCCCCCTGCAACTTGCTGGCCGCGCTCAGCACCTATGGGTGCAGTACCGCTTTTCTAGGCAAGGTGGGAGACGATGCCTTCGGGAAGCTTTTGCTGGGCACCCTTCAAAGGGTAGGCATCGAGACAGCCGGCGTTGTGGCGGATCCCTCGGTGTTCACCACGCTGGCTTTTGTCGCCTTTAACGCCGCTGGAGAACGTTCTTTCTTTTTTGCCCGCAAGCCCGGTGCCGATTCCCTCCTCCGCGTCAGCGAGCTGCGACTGGAGCTTATCGACGATTGCCGGGACTTTCACTTTGGTACCTTCAGCCTCACCTGTGGCCCGGCCCGCAGCGCCACCCGAAAGGCTGTGGAACATGCAAAGAGCCGAGGCAAATGGATCTCCTTCGACCCCAACCTGCGCCTTTCTTTGTGGCACAGCCCTGCGGAGGCCCGGCGCTGGATCCTGTGGGGCACAAAGCAGGCCGACATCGTGAAGATCAGCGACGAGGAGACCTCTTTTCTGTGGGGGGACGTCTCCCCGAAAGAGGCAGCGCAAAAGCTGCACACCGCGGGGGTGTCGGTCGTATTCGTGACGCTTGGGCCCAAAGGCTGCTATTACAGCGGCAACGGCTTTGACGGCAGCGTAGCGCCGCCGGAAAATATCCGGCCGGTGGACACCACCGGCGCTGGAGATATCTTCGGAGGCAGCGCCTTGAGCCGCCTGCTGAAAACAGGCAAGGCGCTCGACGCCCTGACGAATGACGACCTGGAGGGAGCCGCGCGGTTCGCCTGCTGCGCCGCCTCTCTGTCTACCCAGACGCTGGGCGGCATTTCCAGCGTGCCGCCCGAGGGTGCGGTGCGCCGTCTCATGGAGCAGTGCTGA